A genomic window from Acetobacteroides hydrogenigenes includes:
- the porK gene encoding T9SS ring complex lipoprotein PorK/GldK, which produces TFCHMPHNSHTFNFFASIFTTSTSHNSFCPPYIRNRGSFIMRNVVNVYPDTLCWTADFSYSYNDPTTSTYFWQPNYDDYPVVGVTWKQAFAFCVWRTNYLRDFLSERGESPVHEYRLPTEAEWEYASRGGIDLNMYPWGNYYTRNQKGCFIANFKPLRGNYSDDGGVKTVAVASYEPNDYGLYDMAGNVAEWTSDAYDESAYSLTHDLNPSYQYNAKPNDKPAKKRKVIRGGSWKDVQHFIQSSARTYEYQDTARSYIGFRCVRSLMGGNF; this is translated from the coding sequence ACATTTTGCCACATGCCACATAACTCTCACACCTTCAATTTTTTCGCCTCAATTTTCACCACATCAACCTCTCACAATTCGTTCTGTCCCCCTTACATACGCAACCGTGGCTCATTCATTATGCGCAATGTCGTAAACGTATATCCCGACACGCTTTGCTGGACAGCCGACTTCTCATACTCGTACAATGATCCTACAACGTCAACCTACTTTTGGCAGCCCAACTACGACGACTATCCAGTTGTTGGAGTAACTTGGAAACAAGCGTTCGCCTTCTGCGTTTGGAGAACAAACTACCTCCGCGACTTCTTGAGCGAGCGTGGAGAATCTCCAGTTCACGAATACCGTCTTCCCACTGAGGCTGAATGGGAATACGCTTCGCGCGGAGGAATCGATCTAAACATGTATCCTTGGGGTAACTACTATACCAGAAATCAAAAGGGATGCTTTATTGCCAACTTCAAACCACTAAGAGGCAACTACTCTGACGATGGAGGCGTTAAAACCGTCGCAGTAGCCTCGTATGAACCAAACGACTATGGTCTTTACGATATGGCTGGGAATGTTGCAGAGTGGACAAGTGATGCATACGACGAAAGCGCTTACTCCCTAACTCACGATTTAAATCCTAGCTATCAGTATAATGCTAAGCCCAACGACAAACCTGCAAAGAAACGCAAGGTTATACGTGGTGGCTCTTGGAAAGATGTGCAGCACTTCATTCAATCATCGGCTCGAACTTATGAGTATCAAGACACTGCACGCTCTTATATTGGATTCCGTTGTGTTCGTTCTTTAATGGGGGGTAATTTTTAA
- a CDS encoding nucleotide pyrophosphohydrolase — protein sequence MTIEEAQARIDAWIKEYGVRYFNEMTNLAILMEEVGEVARIMARRYGEQSEKESDKGKRLDDELADVLFVLMCIANQTGIDLTQALEKNLEKKTLRDANRHKENPKL from the coding sequence ATGACCATAGAGGAGGCTCAAGCCCGCATCGATGCGTGGATTAAGGAGTACGGCGTGCGCTACTTTAACGAGATGACCAACCTTGCCATTCTAATGGAGGAAGTGGGCGAGGTGGCGCGGATAATGGCTAGGCGCTATGGCGAGCAGTCGGAGAAGGAGAGCGACAAGGGCAAGCGCCTTGACGACGAGCTGGCCGATGTGCTGTTTGTGCTGATGTGCATTGCCAACCAAACTGGCATAGATCTTACCCAGGCGCTAGAAAAAAATCTGGAGAAGAAGACGCTGCGCGATGCCAATCGGCATAAGGAGAACCCGAAGCTGTAG
- a CDS encoding MlaE family ABC transporter permease, with protein MNFFASIGKYTLFIHRVFSKPEKWSIYYSRTIIEIEKLGINSIGIVLIISVFMGAVITLQTAYNTTSPLLPTYIIGVAARDSILLEFSSTIVALILAGKVGSNISSEIGTMRITEQIDALEIMGVNSAGFLVMPKIIGAMFFFPVLTILSMVIGIFGGWLVGEFTGVITTMEYIKGIQWGFIPFYVTYSLVKSVIFAFIITSVAAFHGYHVKGGSLEVGKASTKAVVVSSILVLLFNLVITQLLLK; from the coding sequence ATGAACTTTTTTGCATCAATAGGCAAATACACCCTCTTTATCCACCGAGTTTTCTCGAAACCCGAGAAATGGAGCATTTACTATAGCAGAACCATCATCGAGATAGAGAAGTTGGGGATAAATTCAATCGGCATTGTACTTATTATATCCGTTTTCATGGGGGCGGTAATAACCCTACAAACGGCTTATAATACCACTAGCCCCCTACTTCCGACCTATATCATCGGGGTTGCTGCACGAGACTCCATACTCCTAGAGTTTAGCTCCACAATTGTTGCCCTTATTCTAGCAGGGAAAGTAGGCTCCAATATTTCTTCTGAAATAGGAACCATGCGCATAACCGAACAAATTGATGCGCTCGAAATAATGGGGGTAAATTCTGCTGGATTTCTTGTCATGCCAAAGATTATTGGCGCGATGTTCTTCTTCCCCGTTCTAACAATCCTTAGCATGGTAATCGGCATCTTTGGAGGATGGCTCGTGGGCGAGTTTACAGGGGTAATTACCACCATGGAATACATCAAAGGGATACAATGGGGCTTCATTCCTTTCTACGTAACCTACAGCCTCGTTAAAAGCGTTATTTTTGCCTTCATCATAACTTCCGTGGCTGCTTTTCACGGATACCACGTAAAAGGAGGCTCTCTAGAAGTTGGAAAGGCCAGCACCAAAGCTGTTGTTGTAAGCAGCATCCTCGTTTTACTCTTCAACCTAGTCATTACCCAACTACTGCTAAAATGA
- a CDS encoding SMP-30/gluconolactonase/LRE family protein, translated as MQKILLLAALLTSTTAIAQKSESPYQPKDLTAEMVFSKSIEGPAQGPDGILYLVNFERKGTIGQIDKQGTPSLFVNLPEGSTGNGIRFNRKGDMFIADYTGHNILTIQRGSKEVKVFAHEPKMNQPNDVAITSSGILFASDPNWKDNTGNLWRISPKGEVTLLEANMGTTNGVEVSPGNKYLYVNESIQRRIWRYNIDKQGNISNKTLFYTFDDFGMDGMRCDVKGNLYVTRHGKGTVVILSPKGELIREVTMKGKLPSNIAFGGKDGKTCYITLQDRGCVEVFRSEVAGREY; from the coding sequence ATGCAAAAAATACTACTACTAGCAGCACTGCTAACCTCAACAACGGCAATTGCACAAAAAAGTGAAAGCCCCTATCAGCCTAAAGACCTAACGGCCGAAATGGTTTTCTCCAAAAGCATAGAAGGCCCTGCTCAAGGGCCCGATGGAATTCTCTACCTCGTAAACTTCGAGCGCAAGGGAACTATTGGGCAAATTGACAAGCAGGGTACCCCATCGCTCTTTGTCAACCTCCCCGAAGGGAGCACCGGAAACGGTATCCGCTTCAACCGCAAGGGCGATATGTTTATTGCCGACTACACCGGGCACAACATCCTCACCATACAAAGGGGAAGCAAGGAGGTGAAGGTATTCGCCCACGAGCCAAAGATGAATCAGCCCAACGATGTGGCCATAACCTCCAGCGGTATCCTATTCGCCAGCGACCCCAACTGGAAGGATAACACCGGCAACCTCTGGCGCATTTCGCCCAAAGGAGAGGTAACGCTCCTTGAGGCCAACATGGGCACCACCAACGGCGTAGAGGTAAGCCCCGGCAACAAGTATCTCTACGTTAACGAATCCATCCAGCGCCGCATTTGGCGATACAACATAGACAAGCAGGGCAACATCAGCAACAAAACGCTCTTCTACACCTTCGACGACTTTGGAATGGACGGCATGCGCTGCGACGTAAAGGGAAACCTCTACGTTACGCGCCACGGTAAGGGAACCGTTGTAATCCTTTCTCCAAAAGGCGAGCTTATCCGAGAGGTAACCATGAAGGGTAAGCTACCCTCCAACATCGCCTTTGGCGGTAAGGATGGAAAGACCTGCTACATCACCCTACAGGACAGGGGGTGCGTAGAGGTATTCCGCAGCGAGGTTGCCGGAAGGGAGTACTAG
- the porM gene encoding type IX secretion system motor protein PorM/GldM gives MAGGKQTPRQKMIGMMYLVLTAMLALNVSAEVLEAFVLVDNGLNQTLKSFRSKNEDYYNLIAAAEKNNPAKAKKWMDKSAILKEKALELCKYIEEVKVKIVKTADGETAEAVSSTGVDGHKVLAKSDTSVPANILLGPNENGDAYEIKKKIEKFKTEILGLIEEKDRFPVLVQTINRILDTQDPPLSKDGEKRTWASIRFEGVPLISTLPLLSNMQVDVLNCEALLLDHFFKQIDAQDVRVNAFDVVVVPEASTILKGETFKASVMLAAYDKTQLPTISVNGASCKIEEGKGIYEAIGNSLGEKTLKCQVIVKGPDGTPQKYEKEYKYQVIQPMFTVSPTKMNVLYRGIENPVELSVSGVPNENVMVEISNASIRKAGGVFLVEPGAGRECQVRVFAKIGATKKLMGTSSFRVKQLPPPTPRLDGASSKTISKSILMSSLGIRAEMPQDFDFDLKYTIRSFVITGRSRDGYDQSESSNSAAFTSSQKAILANVTSGQRVFISEIKAVGPDGRVVELNDLVYKIR, from the coding sequence ATGGCAGGAGGTAAACAGACACCAAGGCAGAAGATGATTGGGATGATGTATTTGGTGCTCACAGCAATGTTAGCGCTAAATGTGTCTGCCGAAGTGTTAGAAGCTTTTGTCCTTGTAGATAACGGACTAAACCAAACGCTAAAGAGTTTTCGATCAAAAAACGAAGACTACTACAACCTGATTGCTGCTGCTGAAAAAAATAACCCAGCAAAGGCTAAGAAATGGATGGATAAGTCCGCCATCTTAAAAGAAAAAGCGCTAGAACTATGCAAGTACATAGAGGAGGTAAAGGTCAAAATAGTAAAAACAGCTGACGGAGAAACAGCAGAAGCGGTATCGAGCACTGGAGTAGATGGCCATAAGGTTTTGGCAAAAAGTGACACCAGCGTCCCTGCAAATATTCTGTTAGGACCTAATGAAAACGGAGATGCTTACGAGATAAAGAAGAAAATAGAGAAGTTCAAAACAGAAATTCTTGGCTTGATCGAAGAAAAAGACCGTTTCCCCGTACTTGTACAAACCATAAATCGAATTCTTGACACTCAAGACCCACCTCTATCTAAAGATGGTGAGAAAAGAACTTGGGCATCTATCAGATTTGAAGGGGTTCCGCTTATTTCGACGCTACCTTTGCTATCAAATATGCAGGTTGACGTTCTCAACTGCGAAGCACTCCTTCTCGACCACTTCTTTAAGCAGATTGATGCACAAGATGTTCGTGTTAACGCATTCGACGTTGTGGTAGTGCCAGAAGCATCTACAATACTAAAGGGTGAAACGTTTAAGGCTAGCGTAATGCTTGCTGCATACGACAAAACGCAGCTCCCAACCATATCGGTTAATGGAGCATCGTGCAAGATAGAGGAAGGAAAGGGTATCTACGAGGCTATTGGCAATTCACTTGGAGAAAAGACTCTAAAATGCCAGGTAATCGTAAAAGGACCAGACGGAACACCTCAAAAATACGAGAAGGAATATAAATATCAGGTTATTCAACCTATGTTTACCGTTTCTCCAACAAAGATGAACGTGCTTTACAGAGGGATTGAGAATCCTGTAGAACTTAGCGTATCTGGTGTACCAAACGAAAACGTTATGGTAGAAATATCCAACGCTTCTATCCGCAAAGCCGGAGGCGTATTCCTGGTAGAGCCAGGTGCAGGACGTGAATGTCAAGTTAGGGTTTTCGCAAAAATTGGCGCAACCAAAAAGCTTATGGGAACCTCATCATTCCGCGTAAAGCAGCTGCCGCCTCCAACTCCACGCCTTGACGGTGCAAGTTCAAAAACCATAAGCAAATCTATTCTTATGTCGTCATTAGGCATACGAGCAGAAATGCCACAAGATTTCGACTTCGATCTAAAGTATACAATCCGCTCTTTTGTGATTACAGGACGAAGTAGAGATGGATACGATCAGAGCGAAAGCTCGAATAGCGCAGCCTTTACCAGCAGCCAAAAAGCAATTCTTGCCAATGTTACATCAGGGCAAAGAGTATTTATTTCTGAAATAAAAGCAGTTGGCCCTGATGGTAGAGTCGTAGAGTTGAATGATTTAGTATATAAAATTCGATAG
- a CDS encoding mannose-1-phosphate guanylyltransferase: protein MASNRYCIIMAGGIGSRFWPLSNTSTPKQFLDLLGVGKTFLQSTFDRFSRIIPVENIFVVTNDIYKELVLEQLPMLTENQVLLEPLRRKTAPCIAYASYKLLNIDPNANIVVTPADHLILNESEFLMAVESAFVFTENQDVLMTLGITPNRPETGYGYIQINHNEAVKGHPSIFKVKTFTEKPNREIARVFVDSGEFVWNSGIFIWSLKSILKAFSTHLPEIDSLFRDGVGIYNSPQEKDFIAKVYSLCRSVSIDYGIMESASNVYVHCADFGWSDVGTWNSLFNNSPKDEVNNVRVGNKILAYRSTGCIIENKTDRPIIVEGLTDYLVIQTDDATMIINKHNEHEIKNYASDVETNFKPK, encoded by the coding sequence ATGGCTTCAAATCGTTACTGTATTATAATGGCAGGTGGTATTGGTAGCCGCTTTTGGCCGTTGAGCAATACTTCGACTCCGAAACAGTTTCTTGACCTTTTGGGTGTTGGGAAAACTTTTCTTCAAAGTACTTTCGATCGCTTTAGTCGTATCATTCCTGTTGAGAACATCTTTGTTGTTACTAATGATATTTACAAAGAGCTTGTATTGGAGCAGCTTCCTATGCTTACTGAAAATCAGGTTTTGCTTGAGCCTCTCCGTAGGAAAACGGCACCTTGTATTGCGTATGCAAGCTATAAGCTCCTAAATATAGATCCGAATGCGAATATTGTGGTAACCCCAGCCGATCACCTGATCCTTAACGAGAGCGAGTTTCTTATGGCTGTCGAATCGGCATTTGTGTTTACCGAGAATCAGGATGTTCTAATGACGCTGGGCATTACGCCCAATCGTCCGGAAACGGGGTATGGTTACATTCAGATAAACCATAATGAGGCTGTTAAGGGGCATCCTTCTATCTTTAAGGTAAAGACGTTTACGGAAAAGCCCAATAGAGAGATTGCTAGAGTTTTTGTTGATAGCGGTGAGTTTGTCTGGAATTCGGGAATCTTTATATGGAGCCTCAAGTCGATCCTTAAAGCTTTTTCGACTCATCTTCCCGAAATAGATTCGTTGTTTAGAGATGGCGTTGGTATCTATAATTCGCCTCAGGAAAAAGACTTTATTGCTAAGGTGTATAGCCTATGCCGATCTGTTTCGATTGACTATGGTATAATGGAGAGCGCAAGCAATGTCTACGTTCATTGTGCCGACTTTGGATGGTCTGACGTTGGCACATGGAACTCTCTATTCAATAACTCGCCTAAGGATGAGGTAAATAATGTTAGGGTTGGTAATAAGATTCTTGCATACCGCTCTACAGGATGCATTATAGAGAATAAGACCGATCGTCCGATTATAGTTGAAGGATTAACAGATTACCTTGTTATCCAAACAGATGATGCGACAATGATTATTAATAAGCATAATGAGCACGAGATTAAGAATTATGCTTCTGATGTTGAGACGAACTTTAAACCTAAGTAA
- the porL gene encoding type IX secretion system motor protein PorL/GldL, with amino-acid sequence MKGKLDFVQTEGWKNFMAKLYGWGASAVIVGALFKLMHWPGAGPMLVIGMGTEAVIFFFSAFEPVHEEYDWKLVFPELAIKDEESLERIREERKKEKEIKTPSQVSTGGATSMVNIPNIDISIDQGSIDKVNKGLGDLANAASKIADISGVTLVVDDFSGKLQKASAGVDELNGQIGTSSKKLGESVDTLSNSFLNGVSSVNQAGDALVEGVKQATNTLSQSLKESASSMTSHFEKAGNTIESTISASTKELSEKIYQSADVLSSSFEKVSRQVLADLEAVKTGNGNQQKNIETLNKNLATLNSIYELQIQETDKHLKNSNSLYQGVEGMIKDIRLSVEETQKFRQSMHALNSNINSLNDVYGNMLTAIHAVHNN; translated from the coding sequence ATGAAAGGGAAATTAGACTTTGTACAAACAGAGGGTTGGAAGAATTTTATGGCAAAACTCTATGGATGGGGTGCTAGTGCCGTAATTGTTGGAGCGTTGTTCAAGCTAATGCACTGGCCGGGTGCTGGTCCTATGCTTGTAATTGGAATGGGTACAGAGGCTGTTATTTTCTTCTTTTCTGCATTTGAGCCAGTACACGAAGAGTACGACTGGAAACTTGTATTCCCTGAACTTGCAATAAAAGATGAGGAAAGCCTAGAAAGAATTAGAGAAGAGCGTAAGAAGGAAAAAGAGATTAAAACTCCTAGCCAAGTTAGCACAGGTGGTGCAACTAGCATGGTAAACATTCCCAATATTGACATATCAATAGATCAAGGCTCTATCGACAAGGTCAACAAGGGCCTCGGCGATCTTGCTAATGCCGCTTCAAAGATTGCAGACATATCTGGCGTTACTCTAGTTGTTGACGATTTTTCTGGCAAACTTCAAAAAGCATCAGCAGGCGTAGATGAGCTTAATGGACAAATTGGAACGTCTAGCAAAAAACTAGGAGAATCGGTTGACACTCTCAGCAACTCATTCCTTAATGGTGTTAGTTCTGTAAACCAAGCAGGAGATGCTCTTGTAGAAGGTGTTAAGCAGGCAACAAATACGCTCTCGCAAAGCCTAAAGGAAAGTGCATCTTCAATGACTAGCCACTTCGAAAAAGCAGGAAATACCATCGAAAGCACCATATCAGCAAGCACTAAAGAATTATCTGAGAAGATCTACCAATCGGCAGATGTTCTATCTTCTTCATTCGAAAAGGTTAGCCGCCAGGTTCTAGCCGACCTAGAAGCCGTAAAAACTGGCAATGGAAACCAACAAAAGAACATCGAAACGCTAAATAAGAATTTGGCAACACTAAATTCTATATACGAGCTACAAATTCAAGAAACAGACAAGCATCTAAAGAATTCGAATAGTCTTTACCAAGGTGTAGAGGGAATGATTAAGGATATCCGCCTGTCTGTTGAGGAAACACAGAAATTCCGACAAAGCATGCATGCCCTAAACTCGAACATCAACTCGTTGAACGATGTATATGGTAATATGCTTACAGCTATTCACGCTGTTCATAACAACTAA
- the dtd gene encoding D-aminoacyl-tRNA deacylase, which yields MRAVVQRVAKASVTIDGEVKSSIGEGLLILVGIEDADTPEDIEWLSGKIVRMRIFEDEQGVMNRSVAEVGGDIIVVSQFTLHASTKKGNRPSYIKASKLDFAIPMYNQFVAQVERDLGKPVGTGIFGADMKVELLNDGPVTIVIDTKNRE from the coding sequence ATGAGAGCAGTAGTTCAACGGGTAGCAAAGGCTTCGGTTACCATCGATGGCGAGGTTAAATCTTCGATAGGCGAGGGGCTGCTTATCCTAGTTGGGATAGAGGATGCCGATACTCCGGAGGATATCGAGTGGCTAAGCGGAAAAATCGTTCGAATGCGCATCTTTGAGGATGAGCAAGGCGTGATGAACCGTTCGGTGGCTGAGGTAGGTGGCGACATCATTGTTGTTAGCCAGTTTACGCTGCACGCCTCCACCAAGAAGGGGAATCGGCCATCGTACATCAAGGCTTCTAAGCTCGATTTTGCCATACCTATGTACAACCAGTTTGTAGCCCAAGTGGAGCGCGATTTAGGTAAGCCTGTGGGCACGGGAATCTTTGGCGCCGACATGAAGGTGGAGCTGCTCAACGATGGCCCTGTAACCATTGTTATTGATACTAAAAACAGAGAGTGA
- the porN gene encoding type IX secretion system ring subunit PorN/GldN, whose protein sequence is MKMKLFTSAFLFAFGFLCVNVAVAQDEEIKKPSLVPLSPYTKNISHERTPLDFHAVQEADIYSSWRVWRMIDLREKLNHPLYYPTVRMRNRHSFVQVLVDSIKHGAIRAYSPINDEFTDTLSFKEVAEKFGAVEKKETRQSLSGADTTVTIPAEWRWSEVKQLLVLEEWFIDKRRSILDVRILGICPIRVFNKTIKTGDEEAETDAEDDSELSKVKLFWIYYPEARKVLGRTMAFNPQNIGPEYTYDDLLLKRKFSSYITKKANTYDDRSISDYTVGGIPNMLEAERITNEIMDKEQDLWEY, encoded by the coding sequence ATGAAAATGAAGCTTTTTACTTCAGCATTTCTATTTGCATTTGGCTTTTTATGTGTCAACGTAGCTGTTGCACAAGATGAAGAAATCAAGAAGCCTAGTCTTGTGCCTTTAAGCCCATACACTAAAAACATTTCGCACGAAAGAACACCTCTTGACTTTCATGCTGTTCAAGAAGCTGACATATACAGTTCTTGGAGAGTATGGAGGATGATAGACCTTAGAGAAAAACTTAACCATCCTCTTTACTATCCAACCGTACGAATGCGTAACAGGCACAGCTTTGTTCAGGTACTGGTAGATAGCATTAAGCACGGTGCAATTCGAGCTTACAGCCCCATAAACGACGAATTTACCGATACCCTATCGTTCAAAGAAGTAGCAGAAAAATTTGGAGCCGTTGAGAAAAAAGAAACAAGGCAATCTCTTTCTGGTGCTGACACTACGGTAACCATTCCGGCCGAATGGCGTTGGAGCGAAGTAAAGCAACTTCTTGTACTTGAAGAATGGTTTATAGACAAGCGTCGCTCAATACTTGATGTTCGCATACTTGGAATCTGCCCAATCCGCGTCTTTAATAAAACGATCAAAACAGGAGATGAAGAAGCGGAAACGGATGCAGAAGATGACAGCGAATTAAGTAAGGTTAAACTCTTCTGGATATACTACCCAGAAGCTCGCAAGGTACTAGGCCGTACAATGGCATTTAACCCACAAAATATAGGTCCAGAATATACCTATGACGACCTTTTACTAAAACGAAAATTCTCATCTTACATCACCAAAAAGGCTAACACCTACGACGATAGGAGCATTAGTGACTATACGGTTGGTGGAATTCCAAATATGCTCGAGGCAGAGCGTATTACCAACGAGATTATGGACAAGGAACAAGACCTTTGGGAATACTAG
- the ung gene encoding uracil-DNA glycosylase, translating into MEATKKPIIHESWYNVLNAEFEKDYFMSLKAFLVEEKKHHVVYPPGPLIFNAFDTTPFDEVKVVILGQDPYHGPGQAHGLCFSVPEGVQPPPSLVNIFKEQNEDLGLPRPQHGNLTAWAKQGVLLLNATLTVRAHTAGSHQKKGWETFTDAAIKAVSDNLTGVVFLLWGNYAQAKSAIIDTSKHHILKSVHPSPLSASRGFFGCKHFSKANELLKAQGKEPINWRLQ; encoded by the coding sequence ATGGAAGCTACCAAGAAACCAATTATCCACGAGAGCTGGTACAATGTACTAAATGCTGAGTTCGAAAAGGATTACTTTATGTCGTTGAAAGCATTTTTGGTGGAAGAGAAAAAGCACCATGTTGTTTACCCTCCCGGACCACTCATCTTCAACGCTTTCGACACAACACCTTTCGACGAAGTTAAGGTGGTTATTCTTGGACAAGACCCCTACCACGGTCCTGGTCAGGCCCATGGACTTTGCTTCTCGGTTCCTGAAGGCGTTCAGCCTCCTCCTTCGCTGGTTAACATCTTTAAAGAACAGAACGAAGACTTAGGTCTACCACGACCTCAACATGGCAACCTAACCGCTTGGGCAAAGCAAGGTGTTCTTCTTCTTAACGCAACGCTAACGGTAAGGGCTCATACCGCCGGTTCGCACCAAAAGAAGGGATGGGAAACCTTTACCGATGCTGCCATAAAGGCCGTTTCCGACAACCTTACGGGTGTGGTATTCCTGCTTTGGGGTAACTATGCGCAAGCCAAGAGCGCCATTATCGATACATCAAAGCACCACATCCTAAAGTCGGTGCATCCCTCACCCCTTTCCGCATCGCGAGGGTTCTTTGGTTGCAAGCACTTCTCGAAGGCCAACGAGCTGCTGAAAGCACAAGGCAAAGAACCAATCAACTGGAGGCTTCAGTAG
- a CDS encoding ABC transporter ATP-binding protein has protein sequence MIRCINVCKTFDDREVLSNIDTTFEKGKTNLIIGQSGSGKTVLLKCMVGLHEVTSGDIMYSETNFSALSNKQRSEERKKIGMIFQGGALFDFATVEGNVLFPLNMFTNMSEEEKLDRANFCLRRVNLINVNHLYPSQISGGMQKRVAIARAIALNPKYLFCDEPNSGLDPITAGIIDNLIKELTIEYDITTIINTHDMNSVMQIGDKVMFIHEGKKWWEGSKDDILDSDNPELNKFVFASEMAQMVKKYHNRLKMK, from the coding sequence ATGATACGCTGCATAAACGTCTGCAAAACCTTTGACGACCGTGAGGTGCTGAGCAATATTGATACAACCTTTGAAAAAGGAAAGACAAACCTCATTATAGGTCAGAGCGGATCTGGGAAAACCGTTCTGCTAAAATGCATGGTAGGACTACACGAGGTTACCTCTGGCGATATCATGTACAGCGAGACCAACTTTTCAGCGCTATCCAACAAACAGCGAAGCGAAGAGCGTAAAAAGATTGGTATGATATTTCAGGGTGGAGCGCTATTCGACTTTGCCACCGTAGAAGGAAATGTGCTGTTTCCGCTAAATATGTTCACCAATATGAGCGAAGAGGAGAAGCTTGATAGAGCAAACTTTTGCCTCAGAAGGGTGAACCTGATAAACGTTAACCACCTTTACCCCTCACAAATAAGCGGAGGTATGCAGAAGCGAGTTGCTATTGCACGAGCAATTGCGCTAAACCCCAAGTACCTGTTCTGCGACGAACCCAACTCGGGCCTAGATCCCATCACTGCAGGCATCATAGACAACCTGATAAAGGAGCTAACCATAGAATACGACATCACTACCATTATTAACACCCACGATATGAATTCGGTGATGCAAATTGGAGACAAAGTAATGTTCATTCATGAGGGCAAGAAATGGTGGGAAGGTTCTAAAGATGATATTCTTGATAGCGACAATCCTGAATTGAACAAATTCGTATTTGCCTCAGAAATGGCACAAATGGTAAAAAAATACCATAACAGGCTAAAAATGAAGTAG
- a CDS encoding DUF4834 family protein, translated as MVLSLARNFFEMEGFLTFIIFLILGFYLLGFLGKLALKLYIKRMQKRFGGFENGNGAFFHNFTYGFGGNRQTSQEENHREGDVTITNSNAKQDKKIKRDTGDYVDFEEIK; from the coding sequence ATGGTGCTATCTTTGGCGCGTAATTTTTTTGAAATGGAAGGATTTTTGACTTTTATTATTTTTCTGATTCTTGGATTCTATCTTCTTGGTTTTCTGGGGAAGTTAGCCCTAAAACTATACATAAAGCGAATGCAAAAACGTTTTGGAGGTTTTGAGAATGGCAACGGAGCCTTCTTCCATAACTTTACCTACGGTTTTGGCGGCAACAGGCAAACTTCGCAAGAGGAGAACCATCGCGAGGGTGATGTTACAATTACCAATTCAAACGCTAAGCAGGACAAGAAAATCAAAAGAGATACTGGCGACTACGTAGACTTTGAAGAGATAAAGTAA